The genomic interval gatccctctccccggatggacagaagcaatagatgtcatgtgtacagatgaacagtgttacagagtaaCAACACATTCAcgtaatatgacagaaatgtatgataatttagtaggcatggaccacaatccagatttcaacaatccatgaaacagaaggagaaagagatgaggCGGGCGGCCCACCAGGAAtgaggcatcgcaaaagaggccagaccaatgaggtcggcctttgaggcaggagagactgagaaggaggcagggccatcgggaaggaggccaggtctaggctagaggctggatgcaggaagcaggggcaaggacccaggaccagcttcagacacagccaagTCCAATTGACCCTATGAgaagtgaagtcacaaagactccggggaagaagtagagttagtaaagtgcaatggagagatttaaatccatccataaggagagagaggagctcagtgtatcctaaaacatcccccagcaggggacttaagagacttattagagcagcctgataataaggaattgcagtaatctagtccaggagtaacaaacgcgtgagcCAGTtttgtgcctgatttttgaaatgttacgtagatgaaaaaatgcagttcttgagatttgcttcacgtgggagttaaaggacaagtcctgatcaaagataacgccgagattctttaaaGTAGATGCCAAGGCAATGCTATCAACAGAacccacatcaccagataattgatctatCAGGTATTCTGGGCCAAGTCAaataacatcaggaagttgcaggtcatccatgtttttatgtctttaagacatgcttgaattttagcgagctgattggtctcctctggtttgatcgatagatataattgatataattgagtatcatctgcataaaaatgaaagtttatggagtgtttcctgataatgttgcccaaaggaagcatatataagataaataaaattggtccaagcgcagaaccttgtggaactctgtgattaacattggtggtcattgaggcttcattgtttacaaatacaaattgagatcgatctgataactgggatttaaaccaacttagtgcggtacatGAAATGCCAATCggctgatccagtctctgtaataggatgtcttgatcaatggtgtcgaacgcagcactaagatctaattcaattcaattcaattcagtttattttgtatagcccaacatcacaaattagGTTAGAGAACAGTCTGTAAtcagccaacacctctggatcaagagtgggcttattcaggagaggtttaattacagctactttgaagtaatgtggtacatggcctgttagcaaagacacattaacaatatccaacagagaggtgccaattaaaggcaacgcgtctttaagcagcctcgtcaGTAGGGGGTCGAAGAGATAGGTAGATGGtctagaagtagaaaccgttgaagacaattggtcaaggttgatgggagaaaagccatccaaatatacaccagggtatacagccgtttccaaggccactccacttgaggacagatcggcactggttgagcgcaagagatcatcaatcttgcctctaatagttagaatcttttcattgaagaagttcatgaagtcattactactgacaGAGccgtgactctgtcagcctggctacagtgctaaagagaaacctggggttgttcttatttgtgtttagactatctcgccaaactatgcatgattcttccaaattggtggaacaccatatactttcaagctttcgggatgtttgctttagtttgtgggtctgagggttataccttGGAGCAAACTTCCTTTGCCTCacagtcttcttcttcagaggggctatcgagtctagtgccattctcagtgagcctgtagcactatcgacaagatgatcgacaacaatcaaagaaaagagatcacattactcctgtattagctgttctgcactggctccctgtaaaatcaagaatcacattaaaaattcttctcctcacctacacagccttgattggtgatgcaccatcatatcttaaggagcttgtagtaccatattgccccactagagagctgcgctcactaaatgcggggctactcgtggttcctagagtcttaacaagtaggatgggagccagagccttcagttatcaagctcctcttttatggaacttTCAGTCCggaaggcagacacagtcacctcatttaagagtagacttaagactttcctctttgctgatagttagggctgaatcaggtttgccctggtgcAGCCCCGAGATATGCTGGTATAGGCTTATAGCTGCtaggggatgttttaggatacactgagcacctatctcctcttctctctctctacttatggatacatttacatctctccattgcaccttactaactctgcttcctccccggagtctttgtgacttcacgtcacatagggtccattggacctggctatgtctgatgcctcctgcctggtgggccggcctcctgccttggccctgctgatgcgccttttttccctgtgaaagggttttttcttttttttcctgatccgatgtgaggtcctgggacagggatgttttatgtgtacagattgtaaagccctctgaggcaaatttgtgatgttgggctatacaaaataaactgaattgaattgaacctgtTAATCAAAATGTAGACAGACCAGTTGTTGCCTTATCTTAATCCTCATGTCATTTCCCCTGCAGCTGTTTAAAGTGTGTAACTCACCATGCAGATCAGAGGGGTGAAGTAGCGCCAGCACAGTTTGAAATAACCCGACGGCCTCTGTCCTGTCATAAGTTGCACTGCGTCACACATCCGGTCAGCCCCTGTATGATTAATACAGTTTGTTGTTGGTGCCAATTTAAAAGGACAGGACCTCCTGATGTAGAAACATGATGAATGTCAGACTCATAGATTGGCCTGGAACCACTTGTTGAAATATGGGTTCCAAAACCATATGGTTTTAATATATACTATTAAGAAATTTGATGTTAAAGGAAAATTATGAAGCATGGTATAAATCTTTACACACCACTCTAATAATTAAATACTATTTCTTATAACCTTTTACGATGTTTTTTAGATTTTAATTATGACCCTGACTGACTTCTCTTAGactattttatgttttcaaaaaGTTTGCCTTGTTTAAACACTTAAATGCATCAACAAAACGGTAAAACCGCACACAATAATAACGTATTGTATGTTCGCAGAACTATCAATTTCATGATTGATCTCAAATCTATCGCCTACAAGAGGACATTTTGTGGGTTCAGGAATTATGATAGAGGAACTTAAATGATCAACTCTATCCACAGACATGAACGCTGATATACGATGAAAATTGCAAAATCGTGAATTATGTTCAATGACAACGTTATGGGGCCTATTTCTTGCCAATATCTAGTTAAGACACTATTTACGTCACTTTGAGGCCGCCGGGCAATCAGCCGAGATTCCCGGAAATCAAAATGTATCCGCCCTCACCGCCCTTCTTCATCCAGGAAGACTTCAAGCATTGGCACTAAATGTTGGCACTGGCCGTAAACTGTGAGGTGTGGAGTCGTCAAATATGAATATGGTACCTGTGGCCCGTTGGTTCCTTTGGTGAAAATACACATAGTCCCTGTAGTTTGAATAGCTCTTGGACAGATGCATGGGTAGTGCTATTACATCTTGTGAGCTACAGATTCATTTAAACATGGTGTTGATACCACTTACCAAAGGCCCAGCCAACAGCCACACACTGGACCGCAGATACAAATACTATACATATTCCATTGGCACCATAGTAGTCAATCAGCTGGAAGAGGTACACTCCGCCCTGGACACCACAGAAGAGGTACGTTAATGTTGTGTCGCCTCCAAATGGTCTtcgcttgtgtgtgtttgggcctGTGTGTCATACCTGAGTGGTGAGAGAGATCTGtatgatgaagctgatggagcagaagaaaaagaggaagatttCTCTGCGCCAGGGTCTGCGCATCTGTCCCGGGAACATGTCAATCATGGACGATATGATAGTTTCCAGACCTGTAAACTAACACacgaacaaacagacaaaaaaagaaagtaacgTCTGGTTTAACTTCTACTCGAGGATGGTTCACCAATAGGAAAGTATTCCAAAACAAGTCCCTTTTTTAATGATGGAGGTGCAACCACCAAAGGAAGCTGTTGGGCTATGTTCCTTTGGGCTAGAGGGTCGGGTGTTAGATCAATTCACTCTACAGGTGTGACGCTTTTAAGGCTTGCTGCTGGAATTGTATGAACTGAAGGAGAAACTTTGCAGACAATATAAAGTAGCAACATGTAGCGTTAGACATTCCTGCAGCAGTCTATCGTTTTGCAGTCACCAAATTGGTTAGCTAGTAGCTCCTAGTAGCTAGCATTCatgggagaaaaacaacagacaaccatCGTCTCGTTGGTCTGGGAATTCACTGACTGTTTATTCTGTGCATGTGCACAACAGCATCCAagtgcacgcaggcacacacgttcTCATGGGACGTTACTGCATAGGCTATTTAACATGGCTTTGCTacccatatatacaaatatgctcaACACAACAGATACTGTACAAgtcattcatattcatttaaatttaaatgtagactGATTGAAAGACGGTTACCTCCTTTTAACTTAAATTTTGACGTGATGAAAAGACAGGATCACCGAAGTCCTTAAAATGCTCCAGGCACCATAAAGGGGCAATAATACAAATGATGGGGTGACTGTGGTTCAGTGATGAGCAGGGAtgttcttcaatcagaggatcggcggttcgatccccggctccactagcccatgacgatttgtccttgggcaagacacttaaccccaaattgctcaaGTAGCTGTGcccacagtgtgtgaatgtgtattcatgttagttactgctgctgatgtgcaagtggaaccttagcccctcccatcagtgattgatgtcatgtagtgttaaagcgctttgagtggttggaaaaatagaaaagcgctttacaagtacaggtccatttaccacttaccataaatatatttaccaCATTGTATGGCAATATATCATATAGTTGTCAGGACATTCAATGAAAGGAGGAAATATCAGGGGATTCATCCTCTAGGGACAATGCATGTCTGTACAAAATTGCAAGGCTATAATACATTAGTTGAGATATTGAGATGCTGAGATATTTCAGTGTGGATCGAACTAGTCGACATTGAGCAGCACCGGAACTTTAAGCTACATTCATACATAAGTCTTCACTGATCGAGCATAAACAGTTGCAGCATGTCTTTCTACTTGGAGAGAATACTTTGTGCAGGACATCGACTGTATGACGTGGTCTTACCAGTGTGTCCAGTCCCAGAAGCATGAGCATCAGGAAAAAGCAGACGGCCCACAGCTGAGGCGGGGGCATCATGGCAACAGCCTGAGGAAATACAATGAACGCAAGCCCAGGACCTGGGAGGACAGAAGAGACGTTTAAGTGGTCTTGTGTTCCAGGAAAAGTGAGAGGGTCCCGTGTCTGTCAGAGATGGACACTGTGGGATTCAAATCATACCTGAATCAGCCACCATGTCGATGGGGATTCCCTGTTTTTCGGCCATAAAGCCCAGAGCCGAGAAGACTGCGAAGCCGGCGATGAAGCTGGTGGCGCTATTGAGCCCACACAGCCACAGACTGTCCCTGCAGACAGCACAGAGCTTAGCACAGAAAGCAGAACTGAGTGGGGCAATGTGCCGACAGGACAGAGACCCAGCTGTCCAACTGGTGGACCTCAGGTTGTAGATCTTTGAAGGCGGTAAATTGAACATACATTATttaactagagattgagaccataaactcatgtttacaatgtttactgagataaTATATCTGGTgaggagtcattttctcatagacacaatctgacttatttttgcaatctgaggagtcgccccctgctggccaatagagagaatgcaagtttaaggcaggTTTTCCAGATTTTCTCCACTTTTCTGAACCCTGAGGTTGCCAATTCCGGTTTCCTAAACGTAAAAGTGACTTACTTGTAACAGTTGTTGTTGAATTTGTTGTAGCTGCTCAGTGTGATCAAGGTTCCTGATGCAGCACTATAGGAGAAGAGGACCTGAGCGCAAGCCTCCATCCACACCTGATGAACATATAACATGAAGTTAGGGTATCAGTATCATTTCACTGTTAAATTCAGGTAGCTGGGACACTAACAGCagcatcaaaaaaagaaaaaacgtgacCTCTTAAACAAACTAGACCTTGTAAAGCTGCAtgaaaggactcatctctgtacttgttttgttagaccttagtgctgatagaggactcatctctgtactggtcttgttagaccttagtactgcgttcgacaccattgatcatgacagcctattacagagattggatcagttgaTTGGCACTGGATCAgttgattggcatttcaggtaccgcactaagttggtttaaatcctatttatcatatggatctcaatttgtatttgtaaaggaTGAAGCCTCGATTGTGAGGATTGTTGCCTAACCCTGTATGTTTTCTGTGAGTTCGGCCCACAGCCGCGCCTCTTTCCGTGAGCACTGCTGATTCTCATCTCCCGTAATCATCTCTTATTGATAAATACTCCGGACATCCTCGCCTCCGGTGTCAGTCTGTCCGTTTGCCAACCTGGCATCTTCGCCCGTGAGTAGCCGGTTAGTTACCTGTGAGTGTCTCCTGTCtgatttcctgtttgttttaggtgtttttagTTGAGGCTTGAATGTCCTGCCTGCCGTTAAAAGCCACCTTCCGGCTCGGACCTGAGAGGATTACGTGTTCGTTTAACGGCCACCTTCGGGCCCTGAGTGGCAGTTTGCTGCCGTTACCGTCAGTCGCTTCTCGGAGCGCTGGTACATGCCTCTAATTGACAATTCCATCTGTTCACTGTCTGTTCTTGTCTGCACCCggacctttttgtttgttcctgcaTCCATATCCCTGCAAGAATGAATAGTCAAAGAAATAACTGCTGTCCTGTCGCTGCATTTGGGTCTGTGAACACACCACATCATAAcatcgatgaccaccaacgttaatcatggtgttccacaaggttctgtgcttagaccaattttatttaatatatttctatatatctatctatctatatataatcAATCTATcatttgggcaatattatcaggaaacaatccataaactttcattgtcattcagatgatactcaattatatctatcgatcaaaccagaagagaccaaccagctcgctaaacttcttAAAAACATGGATAACCTGCagcttcctgatgttaaactcagacaaaactgaagttattttactcggcccagaacacctcagatcaattatctggtaatgtggtttctgtagatgccatttccctggcatccaacaccattTTGAAGAATTATTTTGATGAACAATATCTTTAATCgtgacttgtcctttaactcccacgtgaagcaaatctcaaggactgcatttattcatatacgtaacatttaaaaaatcaggcatcATCtcaaagatgcagaaaagctggttcacgtgtgtGTTACTTccactagattactgcaactcctcattatcaggctgctctaataagtctcttaagtccctccagttaatccagaatgctgcagctcgtctCACAAACTAACAAAAgggatcacattactcctgtattagctgctctgcactggctccctgtaaaatcaagaatcacatttaaaatggttctcacctacaaagccttgattggtgatgcaccatcatatcttaaggagcttgtagtaccatattgccccactagagagctgcgctcactaaatgcggggctactcgtggttcctagagtcttaacaagtaggatgggagccagagccttcagttatcaagctcctcttttatggaacttTCAGTCCggaaggcagacacagtcacctcatttaagagtagacttaagactttcctctttgctgatagttagggctgaatcaggtttgccctggtgcAGCCCCGAGATATGCTGGTATAGGCTTATAGCTGCtaggggatgttttaggatacactgagcacctatctcctcttctctctctctacttatggatacatttacatctctccattgaaccttactaactctgcttcctccccggagtctttgtgacttcacgtctcatagggtccattgga from Cyclopterus lumpus isolate fCycLum1 chromosome 15, fCycLum1.pri, whole genome shotgun sequence carries:
- the LOC117744327 gene encoding sodium- and chloride-dependent betaine transporter-like, which codes for MYQRSEKRLTVWMEACAQVLFSYSAASGTLITLSSYNKFNNNCYKDSLWLCGLNSATSFIAGFAVFSALGFMAEKQGIPIDMVADSGPGLAFIVFPQAVAMMPPPQLWAVCFFLMLMLLGLDTLLKVPVLLNVD